A single region of the Anomaloglossus baeobatrachus isolate aAnoBae1 chromosome 2, aAnoBae1.hap1, whole genome shotgun sequence genome encodes:
- the NXPH4 gene encoding neurexophilin-4 yields the protein MDLLRLVIAFFCQWILPKVLSLEGHMTKTLGYLDMGTTGMVKNGPYGTNKPHSLHPSRVLATDPFKAAKTPMQSPINPWEWSKNQTLFAGGIGQRAKRKPSLKTGRTKKIFGWGDFYFNIKTVKFSLLVTGKIVDHINGTFSVYFRHNSSSLGNVSVSIVPPTKVVEFDLLQQSTLDTRETKTFNCRVEYENTNKALKNKPCLYDPAKNCYMEHTQSHAAWLCAKPFKVICIFISFYSIDYKLVQKVCPDYNFQNENPYFG from the coding sequence GTACTTTCTTTAGAAGGCCACATGACGAAAACACTGGGATACTTGGATATGGGGACAACAGGAATGGTGAAGAATGGTCCGTATGGTACTAACAAACCTCACTCTCTCCATCCATCGAGAGTCCTTGCCACTGACCCTTTTAAGGCAGCAAAAACTCCAATGCAATCCCCAATTAATCCATGGGAGTGGAGCAAGAATCAAACACTGTTTGCTGGGGGCATTGGCCAAAGAGCCAAACGCAAGCCCTCTTTGAAAACTGGAAGAACCAAGAAGATCTTTGGATGGGGGGATTTCTACTTCAACATAAAAACTGTGAAGTTCAGTTTGTTGGTCACTGGTAAGATTGTAGACCACATAAATGGGACGTTTAGTGTCTATTTTCGGCACAATTCTTCTAGTCTTGGTAATGTGTCTGTCAGTATAGTCCCACCTACAAAGGTGGTAGAGTTTGACCTCCTTCAGCAATCTACCTTGGACACCAGAGAAACCAAGACTTTCAACTGTAGAGTAGAGTATGAGAACACCAACAAAGCCTTGAAGAACAAACCCTGCCTCTATGATCCAGCTAAAAACTGCTACATGGAGCACACACAGAGTCATGCCGCGTGGCTTTGTGCAAAACCATTCAAGGTTATTTGCATCTTCATCTCCTTCTACAGTATTGACTACAAGCTGGTGCAGAAAGTGTGTCCAGATTATAACTTTCAGAATGAAAACCCTTACTTTGGGTGA